A single Apodemus sylvaticus chromosome 20, mApoSyl1.1, whole genome shotgun sequence DNA region contains:
- the LOC127670862 gene encoding zinc finger protein 709-like isoform X2, producing the protein MQDTLRNLSYIGNKWEHQNIENEYENLWRKLSSQLLERLCEFTEGHQRAEIFNWTPECTVNQKSRPGIPPYESRAYEEVVIGHLSVNVPPYPHPGHKLYDTQEYGKELSKHRESGNTSNSSTPFQKQKRIHTEEKPEPSHCKEDSRCLISSQHDEKTSGGIQQYGCKQCGKVFTSSSSFRRHEEYHSREKSYVCKQCGKAFPFPSSLQIHERIHTGEKPYMCKQCGKTFARSSSLLTHERIHTGEKPYVCKQCGKAFTDRSSLRFHEMMHSGEKPYKCTKCSKAFASSGAFRKHERTHTGEQLFVCLQCEKVFSCESAFRTHKIIHSGECVCKQCGKAFTSHSSVKYHELMHSGEKPYVCKQCGKTFRSPKQVQIHKRTHTGEKPYVCKECGKAFTFLGSLQYHELIHTGEKPYQCKQCGKAFRSSRQVQIHERTHTGEKPYVCKQCGKAFFSLYHLRRHEVIHSGTNPYVCKQCGKAFSWFSTFHSHKQTHTGEKPYLCKQCGKAFCSRISWRRHEKAHTTVKPYACVQCGKAFRSPSYLKIHERIHTGEKPFICSQCGKPFRSFRYVKSHERSHTGEKPFVCSECGKAFSYYSSFHRHRRTHQTVTLNTELEETS; encoded by the exons atgcagGACACCTTGAGGAACCTGTCCTATATAG GAAACAAATGGGAACACCAAAATATTGAAAACGAGTATGAAAATCTCTGGAGAAAACTAAG TAGTCAGTTGTTGGAGAGACTCTGTGAATTTACCGAAGGTCATCAGCGTGCAGAAATCTTTAACTGGACTCCAGAGTGTACTGTGAACCAGAAATCACGACCAGGAATTCCCCCATATGAGAGTCGTGCCTACGAAGAAGTGGTTATTGGACATTTATCTGTGAATGTGCCCCCTTATCCTCACCCAGGACACAAACTGTATGACACTCAGGAATATGGAAAAGAGTTGTCTAAACACAGAGAATCCGGGAACACCTCCAATTCTTCCACACCCTTTCAGAAGCAAAAAAGAATTCACACTGAGGAGAAACCTGAACCGAGTCACTGTAAAGAAGACTCCAGGTGTCTCATATCTAGTCAACACGATGAAAAGACCTCCGGCGGAATACAGCAGTATGGCTGTAAGCAGTGCGGGAAAGTTTTCACTTCTTCCAGCTCTTTTCGAAGGCATGAGGAGTATCACAGCCGAGAAAAATCCTATGTTTGTAAgcagtgtgggaaagccttcccctttcctagctcccTCCAGATACATGAAAGGATTCACACCGGGGAGAAGCCCTATATGTGTAAGCAGTGTGGAAAGACCTTCGCCCGTTCGAGCTCCCTGCTGACGCACGAGAGGATTCACACCGGAGAGAAGCCCTACGTGTGCAAGCAGTGCGGGAAGGCCTTCACTGATCGCAGTTCGCTCCGATTCCACGAAATGATGCACAGCGGCGAGAAGCCGTATAAATGTACCAAGTGCAGTAAGGCTTTTGCTTCCTCGGGCGCCTTTCGAAAACACGAGCGAACTCACACGGGAGAGCAGCTCTTCGTGTGCTTGCAATGCGAGAAAGTTTTTAGCTGTGAAAGTGCTTTTcgaacacataaaataattcacTCCGGGGAATGCGTATGTAagcagtgtggtaaagccttcaCCAGCCACAGTTCCGTTAAGTACCATGAATTGATGCATAGCGGAGAGAAACCCTACGTTTGTAAGCAGTGTGGGAAAACCTTTAGGTCTCCGAAGCAAGTTCAGATTCATAAGCGAACTCACACCGGAGAAAAACCTTACGTCTGTAAGGAATGCGGGAAAGCTTTTACTTTTCTCGGTTCCCTTCAGTACCACGAATTGATCCATACTGGTGAGAAGCCCTATCAGTGTAAacagtgtgggaaagccttcagGTCTTCTCGTCAGGTTCAGATCCATGAGCGAACTCACACCGGAGAGAAACCATACGTGTGTAAACAGTGCGGCAAAGCCTTCTTTTCTTTGTATCATTTAAGGAGACACGAAGTAATTCACAGTGGCACGAACCCCTATGTTTGCAAACAGTGCGGGAAGGCCTTCAGTTGGTTCAGTACCTTTCACAGTCATAAACAGACTCACACTGGCGAAAAGCCCTATTTATGCAAGCAGTGTGGCAAAGCCTTCTGTAGTCGCATATCGTGGAGAAGACACGAGAAAGCTCACACCACGGTGAAGCCCTACGCGTGTGTGCAGTGCGGAAAAGCCTTTCGTTCCCCTAGTTACCTCAAAATACACGAAAGAATTCACACTGGGGAGAAACCCTTTATATGTTCTCAGTGTGGGAAACCCTTCCGTTCTTTTCGTTATGTCAAATCCCATGAGAGAagccacactggagagaaacccttcgTGTGTTCAGAATGCGGGAAGGCCTTCAGTTATTATAGCTCTTTCCATAGACATAGAAGAACTCACCAGACAGTAACCTTGAACACAGAACTTGAAGAGACTTCCTAA
- the LOC127670862 gene encoding zinc finger protein 124-like isoform X3, which translates to MESVTLEDVAVNFTLEEWTLLNASQKELYKDVMQDTLRNLSYIGNKWEHQNIENEYENLWRKLR; encoded by the exons ATG GAGTCGGTGACCTTGGAGGATGTGGCTGTGAACTTCACCCTGGAAGAGTGGACTCTGCTGAATGCATCCCAAAAAGagctctacaaagatgtgatgcagGACACCTTGAGGAACCTGTCCTATATAG GAAACAAATGGGAACACCAAAATATTGAAAACGAGTATGAAAATCTCTGGAGAAAACTAAGGTAA
- the LOC127670862 gene encoding zinc finger protein 709-like isoform X1: MESVTLEDVAVNFTLEEWTLLNASQKELYKDVMQDTLRNLSYIGNKWEHQNIENEYENLWRKLSSQLLERLCEFTEGHQRAEIFNWTPECTVNQKSRPGIPPYESRAYEEVVIGHLSVNVPPYPHPGHKLYDTQEYGKELSKHRESGNTSNSSTPFQKQKRIHTEEKPEPSHCKEDSRCLISSQHDEKTSGGIQQYGCKQCGKVFTSSSSFRRHEEYHSREKSYVCKQCGKAFPFPSSLQIHERIHTGEKPYMCKQCGKTFARSSSLLTHERIHTGEKPYVCKQCGKAFTDRSSLRFHEMMHSGEKPYKCTKCSKAFASSGAFRKHERTHTGEQLFVCLQCEKVFSCESAFRTHKIIHSGECVCKQCGKAFTSHSSVKYHELMHSGEKPYVCKQCGKTFRSPKQVQIHKRTHTGEKPYVCKECGKAFTFLGSLQYHELIHTGEKPYQCKQCGKAFRSSRQVQIHERTHTGEKPYVCKQCGKAFFSLYHLRRHEVIHSGTNPYVCKQCGKAFSWFSTFHSHKQTHTGEKPYLCKQCGKAFCSRISWRRHEKAHTTVKPYACVQCGKAFRSPSYLKIHERIHTGEKPFICSQCGKPFRSFRYVKSHERSHTGEKPFVCSECGKAFSYYSSFHRHRRTHQTVTLNTELEETS; the protein is encoded by the exons ATG GAGTCGGTGACCTTGGAGGATGTGGCTGTGAACTTCACCCTGGAAGAGTGGACTCTGCTGAATGCATCCCAAAAAGagctctacaaagatgtgatgcagGACACCTTGAGGAACCTGTCCTATATAG GAAACAAATGGGAACACCAAAATATTGAAAACGAGTATGAAAATCTCTGGAGAAAACTAAG TAGTCAGTTGTTGGAGAGACTCTGTGAATTTACCGAAGGTCATCAGCGTGCAGAAATCTTTAACTGGACTCCAGAGTGTACTGTGAACCAGAAATCACGACCAGGAATTCCCCCATATGAGAGTCGTGCCTACGAAGAAGTGGTTATTGGACATTTATCTGTGAATGTGCCCCCTTATCCTCACCCAGGACACAAACTGTATGACACTCAGGAATATGGAAAAGAGTTGTCTAAACACAGAGAATCCGGGAACACCTCCAATTCTTCCACACCCTTTCAGAAGCAAAAAAGAATTCACACTGAGGAGAAACCTGAACCGAGTCACTGTAAAGAAGACTCCAGGTGTCTCATATCTAGTCAACACGATGAAAAGACCTCCGGCGGAATACAGCAGTATGGCTGTAAGCAGTGCGGGAAAGTTTTCACTTCTTCCAGCTCTTTTCGAAGGCATGAGGAGTATCACAGCCGAGAAAAATCCTATGTTTGTAAgcagtgtgggaaagccttcccctttcctagctcccTCCAGATACATGAAAGGATTCACACCGGGGAGAAGCCCTATATGTGTAAGCAGTGTGGAAAGACCTTCGCCCGTTCGAGCTCCCTGCTGACGCACGAGAGGATTCACACCGGAGAGAAGCCCTACGTGTGCAAGCAGTGCGGGAAGGCCTTCACTGATCGCAGTTCGCTCCGATTCCACGAAATGATGCACAGCGGCGAGAAGCCGTATAAATGTACCAAGTGCAGTAAGGCTTTTGCTTCCTCGGGCGCCTTTCGAAAACACGAGCGAACTCACACGGGAGAGCAGCTCTTCGTGTGCTTGCAATGCGAGAAAGTTTTTAGCTGTGAAAGTGCTTTTcgaacacataaaataattcacTCCGGGGAATGCGTATGTAagcagtgtggtaaagccttcaCCAGCCACAGTTCCGTTAAGTACCATGAATTGATGCATAGCGGAGAGAAACCCTACGTTTGTAAGCAGTGTGGGAAAACCTTTAGGTCTCCGAAGCAAGTTCAGATTCATAAGCGAACTCACACCGGAGAAAAACCTTACGTCTGTAAGGAATGCGGGAAAGCTTTTACTTTTCTCGGTTCCCTTCAGTACCACGAATTGATCCATACTGGTGAGAAGCCCTATCAGTGTAAacagtgtgggaaagccttcagGTCTTCTCGTCAGGTTCAGATCCATGAGCGAACTCACACCGGAGAGAAACCATACGTGTGTAAACAGTGCGGCAAAGCCTTCTTTTCTTTGTATCATTTAAGGAGACACGAAGTAATTCACAGTGGCACGAACCCCTATGTTTGCAAACAGTGCGGGAAGGCCTTCAGTTGGTTCAGTACCTTTCACAGTCATAAACAGACTCACACTGGCGAAAAGCCCTATTTATGCAAGCAGTGTGGCAAAGCCTTCTGTAGTCGCATATCGTGGAGAAGACACGAGAAAGCTCACACCACGGTGAAGCCCTACGCGTGTGTGCAGTGCGGAAAAGCCTTTCGTTCCCCTAGTTACCTCAAAATACACGAAAGAATTCACACTGGGGAGAAACCCTTTATATGTTCTCAGTGTGGGAAACCCTTCCGTTCTTTTCGTTATGTCAAATCCCATGAGAGAagccacactggagagaaacccttcgTGTGTTCAGAATGCGGGAAGGCCTTCAGTTATTATAGCTCTTTCCATAGACATAGAAGAACTCACCAGACAGTAACCTTGAACACAGAACTTGAAGAGACTTCCTAA